Proteins encoded within one genomic window of Gadus macrocephalus chromosome 16, ASM3116895v1:
- the si:ch211-14c7.2 gene encoding uncharacterized protein si:ch211-14c7.2 encodes MRPESSAMLQQNNNNNYPCLNMTGPTGGEGIQACPRAHGPFPSRMELSLGDLPLVRGLRAWALCSKNRLKTRGELGGGGHAPTIGPTTTTTSTTHERQSSCPRPADMYPAGVLGGMGYGLPVGLDARQAGIGALVTVATLKTSEVGGKTQTQTQCLFLRTEKGSCLYSTTKPGGWSLGKGPGLSAGGASALVGSWLRGKVSGGGGGGGGGEHQAGKRTSGPPLPPPPAALQSGGSNRVRVRSGRRWRKSCNANGPGSNKTTGIGGQRRGREEAGGTEIILGECQEGGDKGEFHNNLQGAQEAGGGGRKQEGGAGSTRSCRCCHNTLARNCARCARRAVRSGARQRLEEHKTQAGDERGMNGPGNKDGGKTNGGEEKGEQEKEREEEEKSRSKPLDSIVSLPNADSPTNSFYPESSSNSEASEKSCDKDIREVNEPLQTKMCTYSENKEQPCSQNNRNEDFGRTLRNPSGEELNNGELDTPLTDDVRPHSEYLDDSLPLPNGTSSPPLVVRNPVQKHCEDVGRNVGEIPAVADTEPTQDSKSPCDDPQEDGGNRLWSDECAAETAPCCEEGLHRLTSATPVEGSTFPAELSLDTMQRQRGSSTADGEHNNSHTESADGGSAEKGDRDHSKGRPLELCVKSDQLMPRESSPGDLYTKEPFHEEKPLKETGDVNCNEPEVVLSEEQRGSCHQATPSCRNEGKAGKDEANAADSAPGLREVDGLQGGSIPEAVRGTLMKVAEGEEDKRLGDEEDCSGVEFEEGRGEELAGEHRRAESGLESSVDGSETVPELRGDDGSQEITGEEEKKENNKHDQSLQDGSAGTTDDEKHGNSEGKLGQGEAEYIRLQQPQRERERGDALKASGFTAEGPTLQEFATEWTQEASCAPSLSPRLLKEEEEEEEEEEGEEGEEGAARWSRGGGQNPVEAVVTCCPLSLIPTITNAAAGPPLPDPPYKTHAVANPAPPRPPPGAMATDPQRPGAGGKSAWTQSRVEEESREGVRGAQEKEEEEEEEEAGEGATLSERTEEPGQEKEEQEERLKERSQEQSAIVATERREQGEEEVEEEEVKEEEEEEEEDEFGGFMQADAEPGWSEGFTPSAPEACGNTENTGELTQWTSGWTDDSFHQSDDCWTAFSQDSLVASGDPVAQLWPIAAGEEQRGRPSSNKNVMDVLSEAFPSSGQLASDPGTGSGMVPTLTSETGVESGTVPTLTQLLQGERHHSRTTQDQGLLDNFHDLNKMIGQRYKRTNGVSRDLLLKTLYLEPAYTEIRNISRPINHRLSPGLPSANRHAQSSKRRLSYDHNRNIAE; translated from the exons ATGAGACCTGAATCGAGCGCGATGCTccagcaaaacaacaacaacaactacccATGCCTCAACATGACCGGCCCCACAGGTGGAGAGGGCATCCAGGCATGCCCCCGGGCCCATGGGCCCTTTCCCAGCCGCATGGAGCTCAGTCTTGGGGACCTTCCGCTGGTCAGGGGCCTCCGGGCCTGGGCCCTCTGCTCCAAGAACCGCCTGAAGACCAGGGGAGagctggggggtggagggcatGCTCCAACCATcggacccaccaccaccaccaccagcaccacccatgAGAGGCAGAGCTCCTGCCCCAGGCCTGCGGACATGTACCCGGCCGGGGTGCTGGGCGGCATGGGCTACGGGCTTCCGGTGGGGCTGGACGCCAGGCAGGCCGGAATAGGTGCCCTGGTCACCGTAGCAACGCTGAAGACCTCTGAGGTGGGGGGGAAGacgcagacccagacccagtGCCTGTTCCTCCGGACTGAGAAGGGAAGCTGCCTCTACTCCACGACCAAGCCCGGAGGCTGGTCCCTGGGGAAGGGCCCGGGCCTGTCCGCCGGCGGGGCCTCTGCCCTGGTCGGGAGCTGGCTCAGAGGGAAggtcagtggaggaggaggcggcggaggaggcggagagcaCCAGGCGGGGAAGAGAACCAGCGGGCCTCCTCTTCCGCCCCCTCCGGCGGCTCTACAGAGCGGCGGGTCCAACCGGGTCCGGGTGCGTTCGGGCCGGCGCTGGAGGAAGTCCTGCAACGCCAACGGCCCGGGATCGAACAAAACCACCGGCATCGGCGGCCAGAGGAGAGGCCGGGAGGAGGCTGGCGGCACGGAAATCATCCTGGGAGAATGCCAGGAAGGGGGAGACAAAGGCGAGTTCCACAACAACCTCCAGGGCGCCCAGGAGGCCGGAGGGGGAGGCCGTAAACAGGAGGGCGGTGCAGGAAGCACAAGGAGCTGCCGATGCTGTCACAACACTCTGGCCAGGAACTGCGCTCGATGTGCGAGGCGAGCTGTGCGGTCGGGCGCGAGGCAGAGGCTGGAGGAACACAAGACCCAGGCGGGAGACGAGCGTGGCATGAACGGGCCGGGGAACAAGGACGGAGGGAAGACaaatggaggagaagaaaagggagagcaggagaaggagagggaggaggaggagaagagcaggTCAAAGCCTCTTGACTCCATTGTGTCGCTGCCAAACGCTGACTCGCCGACAAATAGCTTTTACCCAGAATCCTCCAGCAACAGCGAGGCGTCTGAAAAAAGCTGTGACAAGGACATTAGGGAAGTAAATGAACCCCTACAGACAAAAATGTGCACTTATTCAGAGAACAAAGAACAGCCCTGCTCCCAAAACAACAGGAACGAAGACTTTGGCCGGACTCTGAGAAACCCAAGTGGTGAGGAGCTCAACAATGGCGAGTTGGACACTCCTCTGACTGATGATGTTAGACCACATAGTGAGTACCTGGACGATAGCCTGCCTCTACCAAATGGCACCTCATCTCCACCCCTGGTAGTCCGGAACCCTGTGCAGAAACACTGTGAAGACGTGGGGCGTAATGTAGGTGAGATCCCAGCGGTAGCAGACACAGAACCAACTCAGGACTCCAAGAGTCCCTGTGACGACCCGCAAGAGGACGGAGGAAACCGTTTGTGGTCCGACGAATGCGCCGCGGAAACAGCCCCCTGCTGTGAAGAGGGCCTACACCGTCTTACCTCAGCCACACCTGTAGAGGGCAGCACCTTCCCTGCTGAACTAAGCCTCGACACCATGCAGAGGCAGCGAGGGAGCAGCACTGCAGACGGGGAACACAACAACAGCCATACAGAGAGCGCTGACGGGGGCAGTGCAGAGAAGGGGGACCGGGACCATAGTAAAGGTCGTCCACTTGAGTTGTGTGTCAAATCAGACCAGCTCATGCCACGAGAATCCTCTCCTGGGGATTTATACACAAAAGAGCCTTTTCATGAGGAGAAGCCTCTGAAAGAGACGGGCGATGTAAACTGTAATGAACCCGAGGTGGTGTTatcagaggagcagaggggctCCTGTCATCAGGCAACGCCGAGTTGTAGAAATGAGGGGAAGGCCGGTAAAGACGAGGCGAACGCCGCTGACTCTGCCCCAGGGCTCAGAGAGGTAGACGGCCTCCAGGGAGGATCCATCCCAGAAGCAGTCAGGGGGACGTTGATGAAGGTcgcagagggggaggaagataaGAGGCTAGGAGATGAAGAGGATTGCAGCGGGGTTGAgtttgaggaggggaggggagaggagctggCAGGGGAACACAGACGAGCCGAGTCAGGTTTGGAGAGTTCTGTTGACGGCAGCGAGACAGTGCCAGAGCTTAGAGGGGATGACGGCAGCCAGGAGATTactggagaagaggagaagaaggagaataataagcACGACCAAAGCCTTCAAGATGGCAGTGCCGGGACGACGGATGATGAAAAACACGGCAACTCAGAGGGGAAGTTAGGCCAGGGCGAGGCCGAATACATCAGACTGCAGCAGCCGCAacgggagagggaaaggggagaCGCGTTGAAGGCTTCAGGTTTCACTGCAGAGGGACCGACACTCCAGGAATTTGCCACTGAATGGACACAAGAGGCAAGCTGTGCACCCTCCCTGTCCCCACGtctcctgaaggaggaggaggaggaggaggaggaggaggagggggaggagggggaggagggggcagcgAGGTGGAGCAGAGGCGGAGGACAAAACCCTGTAGAGGCTGTAGTGACCTGTTGCCCCCTCTCACTAATTCCTACCATTACAAacgccgccgccggccccccccTACCTGATCCCCCCTATAAAACCCATGCCGTGGCTAATCCCGCCCCCCCTCGGCCCCCGCCGGGAGCCATGGCAACGGACCCGCAACGCCCGGGGGCAGGCGGGAAGAGCGCGTGGACGCAGAGCAGGGTGGAAGAAGAGAGCAGGGAGGGAGTAAGAGGAgcgcaggagaaggaggaggaggaggaggaggaagaggcgggggAGGGAGCCACGCTGTCTGAGAGAACGGAGGAGCCCggccaggagaaggaggagcaggaggagagacttAAAGAGAGGAGCCAGGAGCAGAGCGCCATTGTGGCCACCGAGCgaagggagcagggggaggaggaggtagaggaggaggaggtgaaggaggaggaggaggaggaggaggaagatgagtttGGGGGGTTCATGCAGGCGGACGCAGAGCCCGGCTGGAGCGAGGGATTTACTCCTTCTGCCCCAGAGGCTTGTGGGAACACAGAAAACACTG GGGAGTTAACCCAATGGACATCTGGCTGGACGGACGACTCATTCCACCAATCAGACGACTGCTGGACAGCTTTTTCTCAGGACTCATTGGTTGCGAGTGGTGACCCAGTAGCACAGTTGTGGCCAATCGCTGCTGGggaagagcagagagggaggcccTCATCCAATAAGAATGTG ATGGACGTGTTGTCTGAGGCCTTCCCCTCCTCAGGCCAGCTGGCCTCTGACCCCGGGACTGGGTCTGGGATGGTCCCAACGCTGACCTCTGAGACGGGGGTGGAGTCTGGGACGGTCCCAACGCTGACGCAGCTCCTTCAGGGAGAGCGCCACCACTCCAGGACCACCCAAGACCAGGG TCTGTTGGACAATTTCCATGACTTGAACAAAATGATCGGCCAGCGCTACAAGAGGACCAATGGCGTGTCTCGCGACCTGCTTCTCAAGACCTTATACCTGGAGCCGGCCTACACT GAAATCAGAAACATATCCAGGCCGATCAATCACAGGCTCTCCCCTGGCCTCCCTTCGGCCAATCGGCACGCTCAGAGCTCCAAGCGGCGTCTGTCGTACGACCACAACAGAAACATCGCAGAGTAA